From Variimorphobacter saccharofermentans, one genomic window encodes:
- a CDS encoding sugar-binding protein: protein MMKSKFVKRIITMLAVISMIFLDLTGSGIQIVNAATTKDNPVLQEATYRYILVGKSYDFNIKNKPSKASYQWKSSNKEVAKVNNKGVVKAVAPGSASITCKITSGKKAITLKAKVYVKKPSKNPATKIAVSNKIQSMAVGESFDLNCTFTPTDASDFVNWTSSDTTIARVDANGVVTALKNGKVTIKATTINKSRKDKVTIRVSPEVTVSNQEQLDQALTAGKASSINISSDTDATFKIPQGDYSGQELIVNAPKAVIHNYGVFRKITIRAISDQGWNEFAKGNTLHVGVSSKITIEENADSTITVEKSNINIGMTINGNSSIDVSKPCVISFDGKTKEQPKLNIETTGVRINAGIALQINASYQAVLNFETEAAARSKITVKDTDAIPKVEGNYRVNVEVDGKIQSIGSDSPSTSGGQGGSPNPPATAKPTPTTGPAPTTEPTPTEEPTPTIEPTPTLPAEEEIEVDEKGFTPEGRIVAKYGTPKIDGEIDDIWTNAIQIQPPHTNNAAVQATATFKLLWDDNALYVLAQVNDPNMTQEPRQAHEKDSIEIFLDENNDKTSSYGSDDLQFRVNYENVQSAGNGDLSRFYTATKTGDGSYIVEARIEFQSIAVNNKICGMELQVNDGIGTSRAGTITVFDTTDSAWSRTSVFGEVILTGKKDGDVPGLNPYKLIKLISSAEKMQVTAALFTENLKAAKDVVTKDTSTQMDIDTAYDTLNRVITFVNAVTKAANMDLSVYQTESAAAVKKVVEEAEQLLAKGNTSADQMDEAIAAIDKAVAELKIIGLDQNGNMVAKFGSPVIDGDIDPVWDKVNFVPATASGSGSTDTTAKYKALWDDKALYVLADVTDNALDVTSGTVYNRDCVEIFLDEGNNAIENIFDLDDTHYRISCENSLSADRGSLDRLYTAVSKKKNAEGKVIGYIVEARISLQNPARSNNIYGFELQLNDAKGGNRTGTLNVFDKTSTAYASPTRFGKVVLSEKEAGDVIGFNKYDLLKLVSIANDIELVRYTDDTASKVIELVAQADATIATGDQTQVDALYASLNQAIRDLVHKDIKDIDPAISKIKEFRRIPAEYLTAAPYDDTAKGTVVRDYYDTYEYSDNGERGNAVQKNMLVYLPAGYNPDDKNTRYNVLYLIHGTSEDQNTVFGDDNPNVTTVMKKVLDMMIANGELDPMIIVTPYYRGMESGRLQYEIVNEIMPYIATKYNTYAASGSKDDLKAVRNHYAVGGFSQGSSCTFTIMRNCFDYFKYYLPISGGPGNTDFTSVVKGYAMNDYYVFASTGTDDIAYGGMVNAIPAMADYKDSEGNPIFNYNADLSQGNLYLLLLPDGTHTWQCVNQYLYNILPDVFFAEKGAVDPDIVTDENGFTADGRIVGKYGTPKIDGEIDEVWNNAIEIKPPHINNAAVQATATFKVLWDDNALYVLARVKDPNMTVAPSQVHEKDSIEIFLDENNDKTSSYGSDDLQFRVNYENAQSLGSGDLSRFYTATKTGDQEYLVEARIALQNVATNNTIYGIELQVNDGIGTSRAGTITLFDTTDSAWRNPAVFGEIILTGKKAGDTPGLNPYKLMALIDTARNTDTTGFTKGVGALTVRIEAANTAVISATTQAELDAAFNALNDVITFIGVIQKYAGLNLDFINNGEEIKKAVAAAEDILAKADATNDQMKQASAELDAAIAGIGSYSLKDVYADKFLIGAAVHLNGLADTNYTQNLLSQYNSITAENDMKPEALLDRVATVSGGAIKCDFTKMDEYCNFAVAHGLKMRGHTFVWHSQTPTWFFKEGFEDNGAYVDVATMDIRLQQFMDEVFGHIKENYPDLFYAYDICNEVVSSMSMGSNHWKTVYGDYSYVTKAFEFARKASEGTGIKLYYNDYNEYDEGKAEKIIELLADAKAAGNVDGIGMQSHVNIYYPPMDQYRDTIEKFAAAGYEVQITELDIATSIDGNGPAPDSAMAAKQAQIYKDLFQIYIDYKDIISSVTLWGINDQHSWRGSQDPLIFDREYKEKDSYWNIISVGLAKE, encoded by the coding sequence ATGATGAAAAGTAAGTTCGTAAAACGAATCATTACTATGTTGGCTGTCATTTCCATGATATTTCTTGATCTGACAGGATCGGGAATTCAAATTGTTAATGCAGCAACAACAAAAGATAACCCCGTCTTGCAAGAGGCAACGTACAGATATATTTTGGTAGGGAAATCATATGATTTCAATATTAAAAATAAACCATCAAAAGCATCGTACCAATGGAAGAGTAGCAACAAGGAAGTTGCAAAAGTCAATAATAAGGGTGTTGTGAAAGCAGTTGCCCCAGGTAGTGCATCCATTACCTGTAAGATTACGTCAGGAAAAAAGGCAATCACACTTAAGGCAAAAGTATATGTGAAAAAACCTTCCAAGAATCCGGCTACCAAGATAGCGGTTAGTAATAAGATACAGTCCATGGCGGTGGGTGAAAGCTTTGATTTAAATTGTACTTTTACACCGACAGATGCTTCTGATTTTGTTAACTGGACTTCAAGTGATACGACAATAGCTAGGGTTGATGCGAATGGTGTTGTAACTGCATTAAAAAATGGTAAAGTTACAATAAAGGCAACCACAATTAACAAATCTCGTAAGGATAAAGTAACAATCAGGGTATCACCGGAGGTTACAGTATCAAACCAGGAACAACTGGATCAGGCTTTAACAGCAGGTAAAGCAAGTTCAATTAATATTAGCTCCGATACCGATGCGACATTTAAAATTCCTCAAGGTGATTATTCTGGACAAGAGTTGATTGTCAATGCGCCTAAGGCAGTGATACATAATTATGGAGTATTCCGAAAAATAACAATTCGTGCTATAAGTGATCAAGGTTGGAACGAATTCGCAAAAGGAAACACATTACATGTGGGGGTATCAAGTAAAATTACAATAGAAGAAAATGCGGATTCTACAATTACCGTAGAGAAAAGCAATATAAACATAGGTATGACCATAAATGGAAATTCTTCAATTGATGTATCAAAACCTTGTGTAATCAGTTTTGATGGAAAAACCAAAGAGCAACCTAAATTAAACATTGAAACCACTGGTGTTAGAATTAATGCAGGAATCGCACTTCAGATAAATGCATCCTATCAGGCAGTTCTTAATTTCGAAACAGAAGCTGCTGCCAGATCAAAAATTACTGTAAAAGATACAGATGCAATACCAAAAGTAGAAGGTAATTACAGGGTTAACGTTGAAGTTGATGGTAAGATCCAGAGCATTGGTTCAGATTCACCTTCGACCTCTGGTGGTCAGGGAGGAAGCCCCAATCCTCCGGCTACAGCGAAACCTACACCAACAACAGGACCGGCACCAACAACAGAACCTACACCTACAGAGGAACCTACTCCTACAATTGAGCCTACACCTACTCTGCCAGCAGAAGAGGAGATTGAAGTAGATGAGAAGGGCTTTACTCCTGAAGGAAGAATAGTAGCAAAGTATGGAACTCCTAAAATAGATGGTGAAATTGATGACATTTGGACGAATGCAATTCAGATTCAACCTCCGCATACGAATAATGCGGCAGTACAAGCAACTGCAACATTTAAACTGCTATGGGATGATAATGCACTTTATGTCCTTGCCCAGGTGAATGATCCTAACATGACACAGGAACCTCGTCAAGCCCATGAGAAGGACTCTATTGAAATATTCCTGGATGAAAATAATGATAAGACATCCTCCTATGGTTCTGATGATTTACAATTCAGAGTAAATTACGAGAATGTTCAATCGGCGGGTAATGGTGATCTCAGTCGCTTCTATACTGCAACCAAGACAGGCGATGGAAGCTACATTGTAGAAGCAAGAATTGAATTCCAGAGCATTGCAGTTAATAATAAGATTTGTGGTATGGAACTGCAGGTAAATGACGGCATCGGAACGAGCAGAGCAGGAACGATTACCGTATTTGATACCACCGATAGTGCATGGAGCAGGACATCTGTATTTGGTGAAGTCATACTCACCGGTAAGAAGGATGGAGATGTTCCAGGACTCAATCCATATAAATTAATCAAGTTAATCTCTTCTGCTGAGAAGATGCAGGTTACAGCAGCTTTGTTTACTGAGAACCTGAAGGCGGCTAAGGATGTAGTTACAAAGGATACATCAACTCAAATGGATATTGATACTGCCTATGATACATTAAATCGTGTAATTACATTTGTAAATGCAGTTACAAAAGCAGCAAATATGGATTTGTCCGTATATCAGACTGAGAGTGCAGCTGCTGTTAAGAAAGTAGTCGAAGAAGCAGAACAACTGCTGGCAAAGGGTAACACATCAGCTGATCAGATGGATGAAGCAATTGCTGCAATAGATAAAGCTGTCGCAGAGTTAAAGATAATCGGCTTAGACCAGAATGGTAACATGGTTGCTAAGTTCGGTTCACCAGTGATTGATGGTGATATTGATCCAGTATGGGATAAGGTTAACTTTGTTCCGGCAACAGCATCTGGTTCCGGATCAACGGACACAACAGCGAAATATAAAGCGTTATGGGATGATAAGGCACTCTATGTTTTAGCAGATGTTACTGATAATGCTTTGGATGTAACATCAGGAACTGTTTATAACAGAGACTGTGTTGAAATCTTCCTGGATGAAGGTAATAACGCGATAGAGAACATCTTTGATCTTGATGATACCCATTACAGAATCAGCTGTGAGAACAGTCTTTCTGCGGATCGCGGTAGCTTAGACCGGTTGTATACTGCAGTATCTAAGAAAAAGAATGCCGAAGGTAAGGTAATAGGTTATATTGTGGAAGCTAGAATTTCCCTTCAAAACCCCGCAAGAAGCAACAATATCTATGGCTTTGAGCTACAGTTAAATGATGCTAAGGGTGGAAACAGAACCGGTACCTTAAATGTATTCGATAAAACAAGCACTGCTTATGCAAGCCCAACGAGATTTGGTAAAGTTGTTCTTAGTGAAAAGGAAGCAGGAGATGTTATTGGCTTTAATAAGTATGATTTATTGAAGCTGGTAAGTATCGCCAATGATATTGAACTAGTTCGTTATACGGATGATACGGCTTCAAAGGTAATAGAACTGGTGGCTCAGGCAGACGCAACAATCGCTACAGGTGATCAGACTCAGGTCGATGCCCTGTATGCTTCTTTGAATCAGGCAATTAGAGACCTTGTTCATAAAGACATAAAAGACATAGATCCTGCTATATCAAAGATCAAGGAGTTCAGAAGAATTCCTGCCGAATATCTTACTGCAGCACCTTATGATGATACGGCAAAAGGAACTGTTGTAAGAGACTACTATGACACTTATGAGTATAGTGATAACGGAGAACGGGGAAATGCAGTGCAAAAGAATATGCTGGTATACCTTCCAGCAGGTTATAATCCTGATGATAAGAATACCAGATATAATGTATTATACCTAATTCATGGTACATCCGAAGATCAAAATACAGTCTTTGGCGATGATAATCCGAATGTAACGACTGTAATGAAGAAAGTTCTTGATATGATGATAGCCAATGGCGAACTTGATCCGATGATCATTGTTACCCCCTACTATAGAGGTATGGAATCTGGAAGACTACAATATGAAATAGTTAATGAGATAATGCCTTATATAGCAACAAAATATAATACGTATGCTGCATCAGGTTCTAAGGATGATCTGAAAGCAGTAAGAAATCATTATGCAGTGGGTGGTTTCTCTCAAGGATCGAGCTGTACTTTTACGATTATGAGAAATTGCTTTGATTATTTCAAGTATTATCTGCCAATCAGTGGTGGTCCGGGAAATACTGATTTTACCAGTGTCGTAAAAGGCTATGCCATGAATGACTACTATGTATTTGCATCTACCGGTACGGATGACATTGCTTATGGTGGAATGGTAAATGCAATTCCCGCTATGGCCGATTATAAAGACAGTGAGGGCAATCCAATCTTTAATTACAATGCAGATTTATCACAGGGTAACCTATACTTACTATTACTGCCAGATGGAACTCATACATGGCAATGTGTAAATCAGTACTTATATAACATATTACCGGATGTGTTCTTTGCTGAAAAAGGAGCAGTCGATCCAGATATCGTAACGGATGAAAATGGATTTACAGCGGATGGAAGAATTGTTGGTAAATATGGTACACCTAAAATAGATGGTGAAATAGACGAGGTTTGGAATAACGCAATTGAGATTAAGCCTCCGCATATCAACAATGCAGCAGTACAGGCAACTGCAACATTTAAGGTATTGTGGGATGATAATGCCCTTTATGTTCTAGCCAGGGTAAAAGATCCTAATATGACAGTTGCACCGAGTCAGGTTCATGAGAAGGATTCTATCGAAATATTCTTGGATGAGAATAATGATAAGACCTCCTCGTATGGTTCTGATGATTTGCAATTTAGAGTAAATTATGAGAATGCCCAGTCATTGGGTAGTGGTGATCTCAGCCGATTCTATACAGCTACAAAGACCGGTGATCAAGAATACCTTGTTGAAGCCAGAATTGCATTACAGAATGTTGCTACCAATAATACAATATATGGCATAGAATTACAGGTGAATGACGGCATCGGAACGAGTAGAGCAGGTACAATTACCTTATTTGATACAACGGATAGTGCATGGAGGAACCCAGCCGTATTTGGTGAAATAATACTTACCGGTAAAAAAGCCGGAGATACTCCTGGACTAAATCCATATAAATTAATGGCATTAATTGATACCGCAAGAAATACGGATACAACCGGATTTACAAAAGGTGTAGGAGCTCTTACGGTAAGAATTGAAGCAGCGAATACAGCAGTTATTTCTGCTACAACTCAAGCCGAATTGGATGCAGCATTTAATGCATTGAACGATGTAATAACCTTTATTGGTGTCATCCAAAAATATGCTGGATTAAACTTAGACTTCATCAATAATGGTGAAGAGATTAAGAAAGCAGTAGCAGCCGCAGAAGATATTCTTGCTAAGGCTGATGCAACAAATGATCAAATGAAGCAGGCAAGTGCTGAATTGGATGCAGCAATTGCTGGTATTGGAAGCTACAGCTTAAAGGATGTATATGCAGATAAATTCTTAATTGGGGCAGCAGTTCATTTGAACGGATTAGCTGACACAAATTATACACAGAATTTATTATCGCAATACAATAGTATTACAGCGGAAAATGATATGAAGCCGGAAGCATTATTAGATCGAGTTGCCACGGTATCCGGAGGTGCAATTAAGTGTGACTTTACTAAGATGGACGAATATTGCAATTTTGCTGTTGCTCATGGCCTGAAAATGAGAGGACACACCTTCGTATGGCATAGTCAGACACCAACCTGGTTCTTTAAAGAAGGCTTTGAGGATAATGGTGCATATGTAGATGTAGCAACGATGGATATCCGTTTACAACAGTTCATGGATGAGGTATTTGGACACATTAAAGAGAATTATCCCGATCTATTCTATGCATATGATATATGTAACGAAGTGGTATCTTCCATGAGTATGGGTTCAAACCATTGGAAAACAGTTTATGGAGACTATTCTTATGTTACAAAGGCTTTTGAATTTGCCAGAAAAGCTTCAGAAGGTACTGGAATTAAGCTATACTACAATGATTATAACGAATATGATGAAGGAAAGGCAGAAAAGATCATTGAGCTGTTAGCGGATGCCAAAGCAGCAGGTAATGTTGATGGTATCGGTATGCAAAGTCATGTAAATATCTATTATCCACCAATGGATCAATATAGAGACACAATTGAGAAATTTGCTGCAGCAGGTTACGAAGTTCAGATAACAGAGCTTGATATTGCAACATCAATTGACGGTAATGGACCTGCACCGGATTCAGCGATGGCAGCAAAACAGGCGCAGATCTATAAAGATTTGTTCCAGATTTATATTGATTACAAAGATATTATCTCCTCTGTAACATTATGGGGTATCAATGATCAGCATTCATGGCGTGGATCACAGGATCCATTGATCTTTGACAGAGAATATAAAGAAAAAGATTCATACTGGAATATTATATCTGTTGGTTTGGCAAAAGAATAG
- a CDS encoding alpha/beta fold hydrolase, with translation MPKVSVDSNVEIYYEELGEGDRYVICTQVSHGKYSFERELAKRGFHVFLLTNRGFGQSTHITEDYGDHWYDQFAADVIAFADKMGIDKFVYSGSSHGAGTGWHVALNYPERLICFFAIVPGPHNLDEGKMSIRSMAEKGILQEHCFRYPTDDERILRRHAEEDAAEAALRSTPDYEAIYQAPETKAIDYGRPLRALQTEANLQEALKKIKLPVLIIGGMEDTISRPDLMLRSAKCLPNCKLVIHSRVGHSLDVYEDAADDAVRFYENVIQTGRYYSPIIV, from the coding sequence ATGCCAAAGGTTAGTGTTGATAGTAATGTGGAAATCTATTACGAGGAGCTTGGCGAAGGCGACCGATATGTTATATGTACGCAGGTGAGCCATGGGAAATATTCCTTTGAACGTGAACTGGCGAAGAGAGGATTTCATGTATTTCTTTTAACGAATCGCGGCTTTGGACAATCAACCCATATTACAGAGGACTACGGAGATCATTGGTATGATCAGTTTGCAGCTGATGTAATAGCCTTTGCAGACAAGATGGGAATTGATAAGTTTGTCTACTCCGGTTCTTCCCATGGCGCTGGAACTGGTTGGCATGTTGCATTGAATTACCCAGAACGTTTGATTTGCTTCTTTGCAATTGTTCCGGGACCTCACAATTTGGATGAGGGAAAAATGTCTATTCGATCTATGGCAGAGAAAGGCATCCTGCAGGAGCATTGCTTCCGTTACCCCACCGATGATGAACGTATTCTAAGACGTCATGCCGAGGAGGATGCTGCAGAAGCAGCATTAAGAAGTACGCCGGATTATGAGGCAATATACCAGGCTCCGGAAACAAAAGCAATAGATTATGGTCGTCCCTTAAGAGCACTACAAACAGAAGCAAATTTACAAGAAGCGCTTAAGAAAATAAAGCTGCCTGTGTTGATTATCGGTGGAATGGAAGACACAATTTCACGACCTGATTTAATGTTAAGATCAGCAAAATGCTTACCTAATTGTAAACTTGTTATTCATTCCAGAGTAGGACACTCCTTGGATGTTTATGAAGATGCTGCAGATGATGCTGTTAGATTCTATGAAAATGTTATACAAACGGGAAGATATTACAGCCCTATTATAGTGTGA